TTGCTCGAGCTCACGACGCTCTGGGCGACCGGGCCTTCGGGCAGCGCGAGATTCACGGCCAATAGCAGCGCAAGCAATGCGCCACCGACAAACGTGAAATACCGAAGGATGGGCATCTGGCAGCGCTCCACCCGCACAGCAGCATGCGGGCCCTTCGCCTTAACCGGCGATCCTTTAATTGGTTCCTGTGCCGCCCGTCCGGTTCAACGGCAACGCGAACTTTTTTCGTGATTGACCACAAACGGTATTTTTCCGCTACGGCGACAGTGGCCATTTAGGCGCGTCGCGCGGCGGTGAGCGAGCACTTGGCTTGGCTGGCGTTCACGTTAACGAAGCCGATCGGCACATGCGCAAAAGTCTTGCGGCTTTTCATATTCACGGTTTCGGCAAGCACGCGCCTGCGATCGGTAAGATGACTGCCGTCACGGCGGGTGAAAGCGCAGAGGATCTCGACGTCCTTCACGGCATAGTCATTCTCATTTCGCAGCGTGAAAGTCACCAGCGCCCGCGATCCAAGCCCGCCACGGCGCCAGGATTGCGACGAAATCCGCAAGCGATCCAGTTCGACCGGCACGGATGCCTGGGTCGCTGCGGCTGCTGGTGGCACAGACTGCGCAGGCTCGGGCTGGACGGTTGCAAACTCGATCCCGTCGCTTTCATTGCCTCCGGAAGCGGACATCAGCCCCCAGGCGCCGCCGCCGACGAGGACCGCTGCGGCAAGCCACAATGGGCTTCTTCGCTTGAATGAGAAAGCCGGCCTCAGCAACGTACCGAGTTTGACAAGATCGTTGAGATCGACGCGAAAGAGCTCTGCGAGCATGGATGCGTCACCCAATGTGCGACGACAGGCGTCTCGCGCGTGCCGTCTTCCGCCCTAACGCGCCGATACGGCCGTTCTACGGCGCTCCGCCGGGCCGCCCCTTCAACCCGCAGGGCAGATTTGGGTTCCCGTAGGCAGCCGAATCTCGGGTAACAGAAATGCGCAAGTGGCCATTGGCCGAGGGGATCGCTAACATGACCGCAACACCGCAAAGCCCGATGCGAGGAACGAAATGCCGGTAGTCACCTGGGACCATGTCCATCTGCGCAGCCCCGATCCGGAGGCGACGGCGGCTTGGCTGCGGGACGTGCTAGGTGGCGAAATCGTGCGCGGCCCGGCACGCATCGACGTCAAGCTCGGGGGCGCCAACATCTTCATCGCACCGCTCGATCCCGGCAAGCCCATGAATCCGCCGCCGCCTCATCCCCATCAGGGCCTCGACCATTTCGGCGTCTCGGTGCAGGACATCGACGCCGTTGCCGCCGAGATGAAGGCGAAAGGCGTTGAGTTCACGCGAGAACCGACCACGATCCGGCCCGGTGTTCGCGTTTGCTTCATCCGCGGCCCCGAAGGTATTTCGGTCGAACTGCTCGAGCGCGACAAGAAATACGCCTGAGCCAGCGACGTGCCGCATCGCCCGATCGATCCGGCGTGACTCCGCCGAGCTGCGCCGGATCGGACGTCGTCACGTCATACTGCCCGGCATAAAACAGCGGATCGTGACACCGTTGTAGCCGTAGATCGGCCATACCATGGTGCGCCCGACCCGGTTCGGTTCCGAAATCACGGCTTCTTCCGGGACATCGACCCACACCAGCTCCTGCTGCTGGCCGTTGATCATGAAGCCATAGCGCGGCACGCGGACACGGTAGTGGCTACCGGCTTTGTTTTGAGTTTCCCAATCTGGATCCTCAAGGGACATGGCATCCGAGCCATCACAACATGGACCCTTACCGCTATGTAGGCTCGTGAACCAGTCACTGAGATCAGGACGGTTGTGGTCGTGCGCGCGCACCAAAGGTGCCGCGAGCGCTACCAGGAGTAAGGCACAGCTCAGCCCGAGCGCGCTACTTAAGCGCGTCGCGCTCCACCACTGACTTGCTTCACAACTGACATTGTCTACACGCGTACTGCATAGATGCGGCTCATCGCCGCCGGAATTGATCCAGTTGGTCACGTTCGTCTTGCTCCAGCACCCCGCGGCCGGTGCAATTAGGGTTTATGCATTTCGCGGGCCAACTTGATTCGCTTTGCAGGGCCTCGCTGCACTATGAGGCCGTCATACCCCTGTCATGCGCAAGCCGGGACAACTACGGCTTGGCGCCAGGGGCGCGGGCGAACTGCCGCGTTGCGCGAAGGATGGCGCTTTGGCATAAACATCGGCGCGCCGAGGGCGAAGGCAGCCGGCCACGGGACGTCATGAAGAACGGTCTTTATTCGATTCACGTGACGCTCCTCGATGGACGCGTCGGCAAAGGCAGCGGCGTGATCCTGTTTCGCGACGGCCAGATTCTCGGTGGCGATGCCTATCTCTATTACACCGGCAGCTACACGGTGAAGGACAACACCTTCAAGGGCGAGGTGCTGGTGCAGCGGCACACCTCTCCCCGCGGCGACGACAATCCCCTGTTCGGCGGTCCGGCGCCGGTCGGCATCGGCGTCAGCGGCATCTTCACCGATACGCGCGCGGAGATGACGGGAACCGCGCTGGTCGGCAAGGCAAGCCAGATCTTTGGCGCCACGCTGCGCAAGCTCGCAGACGTCGATTAGAGCATGATCCGGACCCGAAGGGCCGCCTTAGCGCAAAGTGTGAATTCCCTCGCGACAAACGCGGAACGCGTTTGCGCGGAGATCATGCTCAAACAATAACCTAACGCGCGATGACGGTTCATCCCAATCTCATCGTGCTTTAGATTAGAGCCGCGCTATTCCGCGGCCTGCTCCAGCGGCGCGACGCGCGGCAGAATCATCTGGATGCGCGTGCCGGCGCCGGGCTCGGAGTCGAGATCGAGCCGCCCGCCCAGCCGGTTGGTGACGATGCTGTAGACGATATGCAGACCGAGGCCGGTGCCGCCCTGGTCGCGCCGCGTTGTGAAGAACGGATCGAAGGCACGCCGGCGGACGTCAAGTGACATGCCGCAGCCATTGTCGGAGAAAATGATCTCGACATTGTCCTTGCCGGATTCGCGCACCTGGATATCAATCAGCCCGGGCCGCCCGTCCGGGAACGCGTGTGCGACGGAATTGAGGAACAGGTTGGTCAGCACCTGGCCGTACGGGCCGGGATAGCTGTTCATGATCAGGTTGGGTTGGCACTCGACGTTGAGCGTCAGATTGTGCTTGCGCAGGCCCGGTCGCAGACTCAGCACCACCTGCTCGGTGAGATCGGCAAGGTCAAACGTGCGCTGATCCGAATAGTTGCGGTCGGCGGCCACCTGCTTGAACGACTGGATCAGCTCAGCCGCGCGATTGAGATTGGCGACGAGCTGCGAGGATGCATCGCGGCTGGTGTTGAGGTAGTCGTTGAGCGTCGAGCGGCGCAACTCGCCACGCTCGACGTCGGCCGAGAACACCGCCGTCTTACGCTCCAGCGCGGACGCCACCGTCAGGCTGATGCCGACGGGATTGTTGACCTCATGCGCGACGCCGGCAACCAGCCGCCCGAGCGCCGCGAGCTTCTCTGCTTCGATCAGTGAGGCCTGGGTCTCGCGCAGATTGCGCAGCGCGGTCTCGGCGGCCTCCTTCGCTTTACGCATCTCCTGCTCGCCGCGCTTGCGCTCGCCGATGTCGAGCGCCACCGTGACGATCCGTTCGATCTCGCCGTCTGCGTCGAGCAGCGGCAGCTTGTTGACCAGCCATTGCCGCATGTTGCCGGAGGAATCCTGGTACTCCTCCTCGTAGAATCCGAGACCCTTGCGGAACTTCAGCACCCGCTTGTCGTTCTCGTCGGTCTTGGCCGCGCCATAGCGCGACATGAGGTCGGCAGTGGTGCGGCCAAGCGCGTCACCCGGCTCGATGCCGAAGATGCCGGCCATGTAGCGGTTCATCAGCACGTAACGAAGATCGCGGTCCTTGACGTTGATGACGGCCGGCACGGTATCGATGACCTGCTGCAACAGCCGCCGGCCTTCGGCAATGGCATCTTCCGCGCGCTTCTGGTCGGTGATGTCGCGCAGCGTGCCCTCGTAGCGGACGATCCTGCCCTCCTCGTCCCGCACGCCGGTCGCGCTGTCGGACAGCCACAGGATGTTGCCGCTGCGCTGGCGTACCTGGTACTCGAACTCGCGCACCATGCCGTCGCGCTCCATCAGCCGCTGATACTCCTCGCGCGCCTCGGCGTGGACGTAGATGGTGTGGGCGATGTCGCTGATACTGTCGATGAGGTGCTGCGGGCTGTCATACCCCATCATCCGAGCCAGCGCCGGATTGGCGTTGAGGAGATCGCCAGCCGGCGTGGTGACGTAAATGCCATCGACCGAGCCCTCGAACAGCTTCCGATAGCTTTCTTCCGCGAGGCGCTGCTCGGTGAGCGCGCGGACGGCCGCTTCGCGCGCGGTGTCGGCCTCCTCCAGGGCGCGGCGGAACACCTCCGCGGCGCGCGCAATGTCGCCGATCTCGTTGTCGAGATCGGCGGAGGGGATGGACGTGTTCTTCTCACCCGCCGCAAGCGCGCGGATCGATCGCGCGATCTGGGCGAGCGGACGCACCGTCCGGCGCACCACGAACCCGGCAGCAATGATGCCGATCAGCACGCCGATGGTGCCGAGCACGATGCTCTGCCACCTCGCCTCCGCCAGCGTCCGGGCGAAATCGCGCGACAGCACGTGCCCGCGCCGCGCGCTGACCTCGCGCAGCAACTCGGTGACTCGCCCAATCAGGCGCCCCTCGGTACCCAGCACCTCACGGTCGATATCGGCGATCTGACGCTCGCGGACGGCAACCGCGATGATGGCTTCGGCATAATCGTCGACCGCCGATTTCAATTTCGTATCGGCGATGTCCACTGTCCGCATGCCTTGCGCCGCCTGCTCGGCGGCGGACGGATTGCGCGCGAGCAACCCCAGCGCGATATGGCTCTGCGCTTCGGACAGGCGCGAGGCGAGTTCCCTATCCGCGGTTGCGGCGACGGCAGCGTCGAACTGGTCGCGCAGCGGCGGCAGGCCGGCGAGCAGCTGGGCGCGGCGGTCAATCAAGGTCGAGATCCGATCGAGGCCGCTGCGATAGGTCGCAAGCCGCTCGGTTACCCCGTCGATCATGTCCTGCTGCTCGGGCGCAAGCTCGATGCGGGTCTTCTTTAGGATGTCGCTCAGCGTCGAGGCCGCTTCGCCAACCTGTTTGAACTGGATGCCGGCGCCGGGATCGGTGACGAAGTCGCGCGCGGCGAGCCGCAGATCGTTCATGCGGCGGTCGATATCCTCGGCAAGGTCGCCCACGCTTTGCAGTCGCTGCAGTTCGGCGAAGGTCGAATCGATGTGGCGGATCGCGATCACGCTCGCGGTCGAGGTGACGATGATCACGGCCAGCACCAGGATGAAACTGCCGAATGTCAGTTGACCGATAGAGAGCGAAAACGCTCGCTTCGGGTGCGAATTCGGCGTCACTTCGGCAGGCATTTGGTCGGGACCGGACTCCATACGGCCCCAATATACGACGTATTCCGTCCCCGGGGGAACATGCCTCGAAGGCCGGGCGCCAGGACTTTACGATACTTTAGCCATCCGCGCGGCGCTTCCCGGGATGGTCATGGCGGCGACGCCGATGACGACCGAGGCGAGCCCGATCCACGCTGTCCGGCTCAGGCTCTCGCCGAGTAACGCCACGCCGATGGCGACGCCGATCGGCACGCGCAAATAGGCCTGCGCTGTGGTGCCGACCGAGCCGAGGGTCTGGATCAGACGGAAATAGATTACGAAGGCCGCTGCGGTCGAAAACACGGCGAGAGCCGACAGCGCCAGGACGGAACCTGCCGAAGGCGACATCCTCCAGGGCTGCTCGATGGCGAGCGAGGCCGGGATCAGGACCGCGGCGCCAGCGAGCAGCGAGCCCGCGGCGGGCGCCATCGGATCGAGCTCCCTGAAGCCGCGGCTGAAGATGGCCGCGCAGGCATAGCAGAGCGTTGCCGCGACGATCGCAGCTTCGGCGGCGAGGCCGCGGCCGACGTCATGAAATGCATCGACGCCGACGATCAGGCAGATCCCGGCCATGCCGGCGATGACGCCGAACAGTTTTCGCGGGTTGGTAGCCTCGTGCCGGGTGATCAGGGCCGTGAACAGGAAGGTGAAGATCGGCGCGGCCGAGTTGAGGATGGTGGCGAGGGCCGCATCGACATAGCGCTCGCCCCAGGCGATCAGGGTCCAGGGGACCACGCTGTTGAGGCAGGCCTGGAACGCGAAGCGGCGCCAGATCGCAAGATCAGTCGGCATGGCGATGCCGTGCAGGCGCATCACCGTCAGCAGCAGCGCGCCCGCGATCGCCGTGCGCGCAGCGATCAGCGTGATCGGTGCAATCGTGGCGACGCCGAGCTTGATGAGGGTGTAGGAGCCGCCCCAGAGCGCTGCAAGCAGGAGCGGCAGTGCGAGTTCGAAGGTGACCGTCGATTCCCGCCGTAAGGTGTCCATGGCGCGCGCTCCATCTCGCTATCAGCAAGTCGGAACCTAGCGCACAGCAGCCAATAATACTTCGCTCTGTCTCGAAGTGTGTCAGCCGAGGGCGCCGACCTCGAACACTTCGCCGTCATAGCCGGCCTCGCGGGGGATGCGGAGCTGGCGACCCGTTTCGGTCTTGGTCATCACCGGCATCACCGTGACGATGGACATGCCGCGGGCATGCTCGAGAGCGGACGTCACCGACGGCTGCTTGGCAAGCCGGATCAGGTTACGCGTAGTCGGGAACGGCAGCTTGAACCGGCCGCTCTCGCCGCCTTCGACGGCTTCACGCGGCGACACCCAGATCGAGTCCGTCGACTCCCTTCCGTCATGGGCGCCGAGCTGATCGGGCGGCGCGGCGGCGAGGAAGAACCAGGTGTCGAAGCGCTTCGGCATGCCCTCCGGCGTGATCCAGTGCGCATAGGGCAAGAGCGCGTCGAGCGCGAGCTGGAGGCCGTTGTCGGAGAGGATACTGAGGAAACTGATCTTGTGCTCATTGAGCGCAACGCGATGAGCGTCCGCAATAGCGCCGGCACGTTTGGCGTCGACCGGCGCGGCGGAGCCTCTTTCGCGCGCCAGCAAGATGCCGCTCTCCTCAAAGGTTTCGCGGATCGCGGCGATCCGAAAGCCGAGATCGGAGTCCGAAAGCCCCTCGCCGCCCGAATAAAGCTCGGCCCGCGCAATGATCTCCTTGTCGCCGGCATCGACGCTACCGCCGGGAAACACCAGCGCGCCCGAATTGAACTCGATCTGATGGTGACGCACCAT
This genomic interval from Bradyrhizobium sp. CB82 contains the following:
- a CDS encoding EamA family transporter — protein: MDTLRRESTVTFELALPLLLAALWGGSYTLIKLGVATIAPITLIAARTAIAGALLLTVMRLHGIAMPTDLAIWRRFAFQACLNSVVPWTLIAWGERYVDAALATILNSAAPIFTFLFTALITRHEATNPRKLFGVIAGMAGICLIVGVDAFHDVGRGLAAEAAIVAATLCYACAAIFSRGFRELDPMAPAAGSLLAGAAVLIPASLAIEQPWRMSPSAGSVLALSALAVFSTAAAFVIYFRLIQTLGSVGTTAQAYLRVPIGVAIGVALLGESLSRTAWIGLASVVIGVAAMTIPGSAARMAKVS
- a CDS encoding VOC family protein, with the translated sequence MPVVTWDHVHLRSPDPEATAAWLRDVLGGEIVRGPARIDVKLGGANIFIAPLDPGKPMNPPPPHPHQGLDHFGVSVQDIDAVAAEMKAKGVEFTREPTTIRPGVRVCFIRGPEGISVELLERDKKYA
- a CDS encoding GrlR family regulatory protein; this encodes MKNGLYSIHVTLLDGRVGKGSGVILFRDGQILGGDAYLYYTGSYTVKDNTFKGEVLVQRHTSPRGDDNPLFGGPAPVGIGVSGIFTDTRAEMTGTALVGKASQIFGATLRKLADVD
- a CDS encoding NUDIX hydrolase, which produces MPETAASRPASTILLLRDGAKEVEVFMMVRHHQIEFNSGALVFPGGSVDAGDKEIIARAELYSGGEGLSDSDLGFRIAAIRETFEESGILLARERGSAAPVDAKRAGAIADAHRVALNEHKISFLSILSDNGLQLALDALLPYAHWITPEGMPKRFDTWFFLAAAPPDQLGAHDGRESTDSIWVSPREAVEGGESGRFKLPFPTTRNLIRLAKQPSVTSALEHARGMSIVTVMPVMTKTETGRQLRIPREAGYDGEVFEVGALG
- a CDS encoding PAS domain S-box protein → MPAEVTPNSHPKRAFSLSIGQLTFGSFILVLAVIIVTSTASVIAIRHIDSTFAELQRLQSVGDLAEDIDRRMNDLRLAARDFVTDPGAGIQFKQVGEAASTLSDILKKTRIELAPEQQDMIDGVTERLATYRSGLDRISTLIDRRAQLLAGLPPLRDQFDAAVAATADRELASRLSEAQSHIALGLLARNPSAAEQAAQGMRTVDIADTKLKSAVDDYAEAIIAVAVRERQIADIDREVLGTEGRLIGRVTELLREVSARRGHVLSRDFARTLAEARWQSIVLGTIGVLIGIIAAGFVVRRTVRPLAQIARSIRALAAGEKNTSIPSADLDNEIGDIARAAEVFRRALEEADTAREAAVRALTEQRLAEESYRKLFEGSVDGIYVTTPAGDLLNANPALARMMGYDSPQHLIDSISDIAHTIYVHAEAREEYQRLMERDGMVREFEYQVRQRSGNILWLSDSATGVRDEEGRIVRYEGTLRDITDQKRAEDAIAEGRRLLQQVIDTVPAVINVKDRDLRYVLMNRYMAGIFGIEPGDALGRTTADLMSRYGAAKTDENDKRVLKFRKGLGFYEEEYQDSSGNMRQWLVNKLPLLDADGEIERIVTVALDIGERKRGEQEMRKAKEAAETALRNLRETQASLIEAEKLAALGRLVAGVAHEVNNPVGISLTVASALERKTAVFSADVERGELRRSTLNDYLNTSRDASSQLVANLNRAAELIQSFKQVAADRNYSDQRTFDLADLTEQVVLSLRPGLRKHNLTLNVECQPNLIMNSYPGPYGQVLTNLFLNSVAHAFPDGRPGLIDIQVRESGKDNVEIIFSDNGCGMSLDVRRRAFDPFFTTRRDQGGTGLGLHIVYSIVTNRLGGRLDLDSEPGAGTRIQMILPRVAPLEQAAE